Proteins encoded by one window of Bacillus sp. DTU_2020_1000418_1_SI_GHA_SEK_038:
- a CDS encoding PP2C family protein-serine/threonine phosphatase: protein MQYRTASISDKGGREVNQDCTGFHESENGGCWVLADGLGGYQAGEVAAKLAVETILTESQIRDDIYWLKDGIDQTQKVIREHLLVGTNAKSMRTTLVVLLCKNNLAAWTHVGDSRLYMIRNGKVLFQTKDHSVCQALVNSGEITADQIRFHEDRNRLFRVLGSEGVIKATFLEKEMTVYPGDSFLLCSDGFWEYVTEEEMENTRLVCSAPSDWLKSMEIILKGRTLENNDNYSAVAVFVSE, encoded by the coding sequence ATGCAATATCGAACAGCTTCCATCTCAGATAAAGGCGGAAGAGAAGTTAATCAGGATTGCACTGGCTTTCATGAATCGGAAAATGGCGGATGCTGGGTGCTAGCTGACGGGCTAGGCGGATATCAGGCAGGAGAAGTTGCTGCCAAGCTTGCAGTTGAAACCATTTTGACAGAATCCCAAATTAGGGATGATATTTATTGGCTAAAGGATGGCATAGACCAAACACAAAAGGTTATTCGTGAACATTTGCTAGTAGGAACAAACGCAAAGTCAATGAGAACGACCCTTGTTGTCCTATTATGTAAAAATAATCTTGCCGCTTGGACCCATGTAGGCGACTCTCGTCTATATATGATCAGGAATGGAAAAGTGCTGTTCCAAACAAAGGATCATAGCGTCTGCCAAGCACTCGTCAATTCAGGAGAAATAACAGCTGATCAAATTCGATTTCACGAGGATCGGAATCGGCTTTTTCGAGTATTGGGGTCAGAAGGAGTAATCAAAGCTACTTTTCTAGAAAAAGAAATGACCGTTTATCCCGGAGATTCCTTCTTGTTATGCTCTGATGGCTTTTGGGAATATGTTACAGAGGAAGAGATGGAGAATACTAGGTTAGTATGTTCTGCCCCTTCAGACTGGCTTAAATCGATGGAGATCATTCTGAAGGGCCGCACTCTCGAAAACAATGATAATTACAGTGCAGTTGCTGTGTTTGTAAGTGAATAA